A DNA window from Pseudarthrobacter sp. W1I19 contains the following coding sequences:
- a CDS encoding tripartite tricarboxylate transporter substrate binding protein, with the protein MKNPLRNALFGLVVAVVAALAFISAGAAGGSSTARNKLTLIAPAAPGGGWDGFAREGQQSLKSGGVVNNPQVVNVPGAGGTIGLSQFVQTPGREDALLVTGGVMVGAIELGDNPESMADVVPIARMADDYSALVVPADSTFQTLNDFLDAWKKDPGGTSIGGGSLGSIDHLLSAMVAKTVGIDPRDVNYIAYSGGGEALTSLLSHTTAAGMSGYNEVRDQIEAGTLRALAISSPERLDGVAVPTFKEQGVDAAMSNWRGFVAAPGTTEETKAEFIKIITEMRSTKHWQEALKRNSWTDTFSTGEEFEQFITNEVATAQEIVKDLGL; encoded by the coding sequence ATGAAAAATCCCCTACGCAATGCCCTGTTCGGCCTGGTGGTTGCTGTTGTGGCCGCACTTGCGTTCATCAGTGCCGGTGCTGCCGGCGGATCGAGTACGGCCCGAAACAAGCTCACCCTGATCGCGCCGGCCGCACCCGGTGGCGGCTGGGACGGTTTTGCCCGTGAAGGCCAGCAGTCGCTCAAAAGCGGCGGCGTGGTCAACAACCCGCAGGTGGTCAACGTGCCGGGAGCCGGCGGAACGATCGGCCTGAGCCAGTTTGTCCAGACGCCCGGGCGCGAGGATGCCCTTCTGGTGACCGGCGGGGTGATGGTGGGCGCCATCGAACTCGGTGACAATCCGGAGTCCATGGCCGACGTTGTCCCCATCGCCCGGATGGCCGACGACTACTCGGCCCTGGTTGTTCCTGCCGACTCCACGTTCCAGACGTTGAATGACTTCCTGGACGCCTGGAAAAAAGATCCGGGAGGAACCTCGATCGGAGGCGGATCCCTGGGGTCCATCGACCACCTTCTCAGCGCGATGGTGGCCAAGACCGTCGGGATCGATCCGAGGGACGTCAACTACATCGCCTATTCCGGAGGCGGCGAGGCACTGACCTCCCTGCTGTCCCACACCACGGCCGCCGGGATGTCCGGCTACAACGAGGTCAGGGACCAGATCGAGGCGGGAACCTTGCGGGCCCTTGCCATTTCGTCGCCGGAGCGGCTCGACGGCGTGGCCGTTCCCACCTTCAAGGAACAGGGAGTGGACGCGGCAATGTCCAACTGGCGCGGTTTCGTTGCCGCCCCCGGAACCACCGAAGAAACGAAAGCTGAATTCATCAAAATCATCACCGAGATGCGCAGCACCAAGCACTGGCAGGAAGCCCTGAAGCGCAACAGCTGGACGGACACATTCTCCACCGGTGAAGAATTCGAGCAGTTCATCACCAACGAAGTCGCAACGGCCCAAGAAATCGTAAAGGACCTCGGCCTATGA
- a CDS encoding phospholipase D-like domain-containing protein: MDSNPGTWFLSGAERGNTATGVHAGDVGSQSWSEGNLVRPLIHGATYFARLHEELTALQAGDRVWFTDWRGDGDEKLTPDGPTIGELLARLAEAGVEVRGLIWRSHGERISAPMSNRSNELLSRQINDAGGEVLLDQRVRLFGCHHQKLVVIRRRDDPSRDVAFVGGIDLSHGRRDDADHAGDPQAVDMDPRYGKQPPWHDAALELRGPVVTDVLELFAERWNDPHPLDHRTPYRMLLQRLADMPRHPEPLPETAPPPPPAGPHAVQLLRTYGVKHPPFPFAPGGERSVARAYTKAFSQARSLIYIEDQYLWSSEVAAGIAAALEQNRELNVIAVVPRYPDSDGPLGGPPKRVGQLRAIERMRRVAPGRFGVFNLENKAGTPIYVHAKICIIDDTWFTIGSDNFNRRSWTTDSELTCAVIDTSAGSDASRSLAHSLRRQLWAEHLGLDQNDPQLNDPAAGLGLWTATAGALDQWHRAGRGSDRPRGQVRQHHPQPVRRLQRIWANPVNRLLIDPDGRPRKMRGTTEF, from the coding sequence GTGGACAGTAATCCTGGTACCTGGTTCTTGAGTGGCGCTGAGCGGGGGAACACGGCCACCGGCGTGCACGCCGGAGATGTCGGATCGCAGTCCTGGTCCGAGGGAAACCTGGTGCGGCCCCTGATTCACGGGGCCACCTACTTCGCGCGGCTGCATGAGGAGCTGACAGCCCTGCAGGCCGGAGACCGGGTCTGGTTCACCGACTGGCGCGGCGACGGCGACGAGAAGCTCACCCCGGACGGACCCACGATCGGTGAGCTGCTGGCGCGGTTGGCAGAAGCGGGGGTGGAGGTGCGCGGACTGATCTGGAGGTCGCACGGAGAGCGCATCTCGGCCCCGATGAGCAACCGGTCCAACGAGCTCCTTAGCCGCCAGATCAATGACGCCGGCGGTGAAGTCCTGTTGGATCAGCGGGTTCGCCTCTTCGGCTGCCATCACCAGAAACTGGTGGTCATCCGCCGTCGTGACGACCCGTCACGGGACGTTGCATTTGTGGGCGGAATCGACCTCTCGCACGGACGCAGGGACGACGCCGATCATGCGGGAGACCCGCAGGCGGTGGACATGGACCCCCGGTACGGGAAACAACCCCCGTGGCACGATGCCGCCCTGGAACTGCGCGGCCCGGTGGTGACGGATGTGCTGGAGCTGTTCGCCGAAAGGTGGAACGACCCGCACCCGCTGGACCACCGCACACCGTACCGGATGCTGCTGCAGCGCCTGGCCGATATGCCCCGGCATCCTGAACCCCTGCCGGAGACTGCGCCGCCACCGCCGCCGGCCGGGCCCCACGCCGTGCAGCTGCTGCGCACTTACGGCGTGAAGCACCCGCCGTTCCCGTTCGCCCCCGGCGGTGAGCGGAGCGTTGCCCGGGCCTACACGAAAGCCTTCTCCCAGGCCCGCTCGCTGATCTACATCGAGGACCAGTACCTGTGGTCCTCTGAGGTGGCCGCCGGAATCGCTGCGGCCCTCGAACAGAACCGGGAGTTGAACGTGATCGCCGTCGTGCCCCGGTACCCGGACTCGGACGGTCCGCTCGGAGGGCCGCCCAAGCGGGTGGGGCAGCTGCGCGCCATCGAAAGGATGCGCCGCGTTGCCCCCGGCAGGTTCGGCGTGTTCAATCTGGAGAACAAGGCCGGGACTCCGATCTATGTCCACGCCAAGATCTGCATCATCGATGACACCTGGTTCACCATCGGGTCGGACAACTTCAACCGCCGGTCCTGGACCACGGACAGCGAGCTTACCTGCGCGGTCATCGACACCAGCGCTGGTTCTGATGCATCCCGTTCGCTGGCCCACTCACTGCGGCGCCAGCTCTGGGCCGAACACTTGGGCCTGGACCAGAATGACCCCCAGCTCAACGACCCGGCAGCCGGGCTCGGCTTGTGGACGGCCACTGCCGGCGCGCTGGACCAGTGGCACAGAGCCGGACGCGGCTCCGACCGCCCCCGGGGACAAGTGCGGCAGCACCATCCGCAACCGGTGCGGCGGCTCCAGCGCATCTGGGCGAATCCCGTCAACCGCCTCCTGATAGACCCGGACGGCCGCCCCCGGAAAATGCGCGGGACTACTGAGTTCTAG
- a CDS encoding tripartite tricarboxylate transporter TctB family protein, which yields MSITQHQPEAGSTTGPHGKQKPRFRTGRSEFVVVAVLYAIAIFLTIGTATMNVQGKSAPGPQFFPILVCIVLYVAATLLAVHILRTPNVPDNTVHPGHGQFSADMLHDLGHLGKEEDAAYEGAPSQTPGKTWKTYSDWRTVGLLIGAVVAFVLLLEPLGWVISAAALFWLVAYALGSRRPIFDVGVGLLFSSIIQLAFGAALGLSLPSGLIGGIL from the coding sequence ATGAGCATCACCCAGCACCAACCCGAAGCAGGATCCACCACGGGGCCCCACGGCAAACAGAAGCCTCGCTTCAGGACCGGCCGCAGCGAATTTGTGGTGGTAGCCGTGCTCTACGCAATTGCCATCTTCCTCACGATCGGCACCGCCACCATGAACGTGCAGGGCAAATCTGCTCCGGGACCGCAGTTCTTCCCCATCCTGGTATGCATTGTCCTGTACGTGGCCGCTACCCTGCTGGCCGTCCACATCCTCCGCACACCGAACGTTCCGGACAACACCGTCCACCCCGGACACGGCCAGTTCTCCGCTGACATGCTGCACGACCTCGGCCACCTGGGGAAGGAAGAAGACGCAGCCTACGAAGGTGCGCCGTCCCAGACACCAGGCAAGACCTGGAAGACCTATTCCGATTGGCGCACAGTTGGCCTGCTGATAGGGGCCGTCGTGGCCTTTGTCCTGCTGCTGGAACCGCTGGGCTGGGTCATCAGTGCCGCAGCGCTGTTCTGGCTGGTCGCCTATGCCCTTGGCAGCCGCCGCCCCATCTTCGACGTCGGTGTAGGCCTGCTTTTTTCATCAATTATTCAACTGGCCTTCGGCGCCGCCCTGGGCCTCAGCCTGCCCTCCGGCCTGATAGGAGGGATCCTCTAA
- a CDS encoding tripartite tricarboxylate transporter permease: MEQLELLMGGFAHALTPMNLLWVLIGALLGTAVGVVPGLGSAMAVALLLPITFSLEPTAAFIMFAGIYFGGLFGDSTSGILLNTPGHSSAIASTFEGHRMAKSGQAAKALATCAIGAFIGGLIATTLVVFFAPTLVKMATVFGPAEYFALAVFAFLAISAVVSESVIRGVAALGIGLALALVGIDGPSGTARFTLGTPQLFDGISVIVITVGLLALGEVFHIASRIHRDPVVTRIHTKGRARLGLADFRKALPAWLRGTAFGVPFGLIPAGGAEVPTFLAYGTEKQLAKRRNDPEFGTTGSIRGLAAPEAAANATAGTAMGALLALGLPVSATAAIMLAAFQQYGMQPGPLLFERSGDLVWALLASLFIGLVILVMINIPFASVWAKLLSIPKHYLYAGITVFSMLGVYAVSSAILDLWLLIAIGLIGFLMRRYNIPLAPVLIAVILGPMAETELRRALAVSEGDLGILVDSPITITLYLVLAAALALSAVQHLRHRASRKA, encoded by the coding sequence ATGGAACAACTCGAACTCCTCATGGGCGGCTTCGCGCACGCCCTGACCCCCATGAACCTCCTCTGGGTGCTGATCGGCGCCCTCCTTGGCACCGCCGTCGGCGTGGTCCCCGGGCTGGGCTCTGCCATGGCAGTGGCGCTGCTGTTGCCCATCACTTTTTCACTTGAGCCCACTGCGGCCTTCATTATGTTCGCCGGCATCTATTTCGGCGGACTCTTCGGCGACTCCACCTCCGGGATCCTGCTCAATACCCCAGGCCATTCCTCCGCCATCGCATCGACGTTCGAGGGCCACCGCATGGCCAAAAGCGGACAGGCCGCCAAGGCTTTGGCCACCTGCGCAATCGGCGCGTTCATCGGTGGGCTGATTGCCACAACCCTCGTGGTGTTCTTCGCTCCCACGCTGGTCAAGATGGCTACCGTCTTCGGCCCGGCCGAGTACTTCGCCCTGGCAGTATTCGCATTCCTGGCCATCTCCGCCGTTGTGTCCGAATCCGTGATCCGCGGCGTCGCAGCCCTTGGAATCGGCCTCGCCCTGGCCCTGGTCGGGATTGACGGCCCTAGCGGCACCGCCCGGTTCACCCTGGGTACTCCCCAGCTTTTCGACGGGATCTCCGTCATCGTCATTACCGTCGGGCTCCTGGCCCTTGGCGAGGTCTTCCACATCGCCTCCCGCATCCACCGCGACCCTGTGGTCACCCGAATCCACACCAAGGGCCGTGCCCGGTTGGGCCTGGCCGACTTCAGGAAGGCGCTGCCCGCGTGGCTGCGCGGCACGGCGTTCGGTGTCCCGTTCGGGCTGATCCCAGCCGGCGGTGCAGAAGTGCCCACCTTCCTGGCTTACGGAACCGAAAAACAGTTGGCCAAACGCCGGAACGACCCGGAGTTCGGCACCACCGGCTCCATCCGCGGCCTTGCCGCCCCCGAAGCGGCCGCGAACGCCACCGCCGGCACCGCCATGGGTGCGCTGCTCGCCTTGGGACTGCCGGTATCAGCCACGGCCGCCATCATGCTTGCCGCGTTCCAGCAGTACGGAATGCAGCCGGGACCCCTGCTTTTCGAGCGAAGCGGCGACCTGGTTTGGGCGCTGTTGGCCTCATTGTTCATCGGCCTGGTCATCCTGGTGATGATCAACATTCCGTTCGCCTCCGTCTGGGCCAAGCTGTTGAGCATCCCCAAGCATTACCTATACGCCGGCATCACAGTCTTCTCCATGCTTGGCGTCTATGCAGTAAGCTCGGCAATCCTCGACCTCTGGCTGCTCATCGCTATCGGCCTCATCGGATTCCTGATGCGCCGTTACAACATCCCATTGGCGCCGGTACTGATCGCCGTGATTCTCGGGCCCATGGCAGAAACCGAACTGCGCCGTGCACTGGCGGTATCTGAGGGGGACTTGGGCATCCTGGTGGACAGCCCCATCACCATCACCCTATACCTGGTCCTGGCCGCCGCCCTTGCCCTCAGTGCCGTCCAGCACCTGCGGCACCGGGCCAGCCGCAAGGCCTGA
- the tcuA gene encoding FAD-dependent tricarballylate dehydrogenase TcuA — protein MSIGNGSEPRGMEAFDVIVVGGGNAGFTAAHAAAVRGRKVVLLEKGSEDLAGGNSFYTAGATRIAHDGLPDLADWVEPDERHGRTEVPPYSAEEYAADLAKVTEGRNDPDLTKVLVEESQPTLRWLNSLGLKYRLMYERQAFERPDGSYLFWGGLHVGNVGGGEGLIADHTRVAAELGTDVRYSHAAKRLIVEDGRVVGVVADSPSGELALRAESVILTAGGFESDPQLRREYLGEGWENAKVRGTPNNTGDMITAALEIGAARGGDWGTCHSVQWDAFTATNESNRELTNRLTRQSYPFGIIVNTNGERFLDEGADFRNYTYAKYGKEILQQPGSVAYQIFDATLRPMLRTEEYDMPGISVEVADTLEELASRIGVDPEKLSKTVSDFNNSIDRSIAFNPNVKDGRSAATEPVKSNWAAPIETGPFYAYGVTCGITFTFGGIKSDTHGRVLDGQGKHIQGLYVAGEMLGGLFSANYPGGSGLAAGCVFGRRAGTLA, from the coding sequence ATGTCTATCGGAAATGGGTCGGAGCCCCGAGGCATGGAGGCTTTTGACGTAATTGTGGTTGGCGGCGGCAACGCAGGATTCACTGCGGCGCATGCGGCGGCGGTCCGCGGGCGGAAAGTGGTGCTGCTTGAAAAAGGCAGCGAAGACCTTGCCGGCGGCAACAGCTTCTACACCGCCGGTGCCACCCGCATCGCTCACGATGGCCTCCCGGACCTGGCGGACTGGGTGGAACCGGACGAGCGGCACGGCCGCACTGAAGTGCCGCCCTATTCGGCGGAGGAGTACGCGGCGGACCTCGCCAAGGTGACAGAAGGCCGGAATGACCCGGACCTGACGAAGGTTCTGGTTGAGGAATCCCAGCCCACGCTCCGCTGGCTCAACAGCCTGGGCCTGAAGTACCGCCTGATGTATGAACGCCAGGCCTTCGAACGGCCCGATGGTTCCTACCTGTTCTGGGGCGGGCTCCACGTGGGCAACGTCGGCGGAGGTGAGGGACTGATCGCGGACCACACCCGGGTGGCCGCCGAGCTGGGTACCGATGTCCGGTACAGCCATGCAGCAAAGCGCCTCATCGTCGAGGACGGACGCGTGGTTGGCGTCGTCGCAGATTCACCGTCGGGCGAACTGGCATTGCGTGCCGAATCCGTCATCCTCACGGCAGGAGGTTTCGAATCCGATCCTCAACTGCGCAGGGAGTACCTGGGCGAAGGCTGGGAAAACGCCAAAGTCAGGGGAACGCCGAACAACACTGGCGACATGATCACCGCTGCCCTTGAGATCGGGGCAGCACGTGGAGGTGACTGGGGAACGTGCCACAGCGTCCAGTGGGATGCCTTCACCGCCACTAACGAGAGCAACCGCGAACTCACCAACCGCTTGACCCGTCAGAGCTACCCCTTCGGAATCATCGTCAATACCAACGGTGAGCGGTTCCTGGATGAAGGCGCGGACTTCCGGAACTACACCTACGCGAAGTACGGCAAGGAGATCCTGCAGCAGCCCGGATCAGTGGCGTACCAGATTTTTGATGCGACCCTTCGCCCCATGCTGCGCACCGAAGAGTACGACATGCCCGGTATATCCGTGGAAGTGGCGGACACACTGGAGGAACTGGCATCCAGGATCGGCGTCGATCCCGAAAAACTGTCAAAGACTGTCAGCGACTTCAACAACTCAATCGACCGCAGCATCGCTTTCAATCCCAATGTCAAAGACGGGCGCTCCGCCGCTACAGAGCCGGTGAAGAGCAACTGGGCGGCACCCATCGAAACCGGGCCCTTTTACGCTTACGGTGTCACCTGCGGAATCACCTTCACGTTCGGCGGCATCAAATCAGACACCCATGGCAGGGTTCTCGACGGCCAGGGAAAGCACATCCAGGGCCTGTACGTGGCGGGCGAAATGCTCGGCGGCCTGTTCAGCGCCAACTATCCCGGTGGCAGCGGACTTGCTGCCGGTTGCGTCTTCGGGCGACGGGCGGGGACCCTGGCGTAA